The genomic region GAACAGGGGTTCTTTTAGCTGATGGTTATGATCTAACTCCAGATGTGAAAAAAGATTTAGGACTGTAATCCAATTACATTTCAATAAAATGTTTAAACTGCGTACACTTAGTGCGCAGTTTTTTATTTTTAAGACCTTATGAACAAGTCTCAGCCAATTGGCATTTTTGATTCCGGCGTAGGAGGAACCTCTATATGGAAAGAAATACATGAACTTCTTCCCAACGAGCATACCATCTATTTATCTGATAGTAAGAATGCACCTTATGGCTTGAAAACTCAGGAGGAAATCATAGCACTTTCTATCAAAAACACGGAAAAGCTTCTAGAGCTTAATTGCAAGCTCATCGTCATTGCCTGTAATACTGCCACTACAAATGCTATTAAAGTCCTTAGAAGTTCCTACAGAGTTCCTTTTATAGGTATTGAACCTGCTATAAAACCAGCTGCTTTAAAAAGCACCAATAAGGCTATAGGCATTCTGGCTACTCGGGGAACCTTATCAAGTGAACTATTTGCCCAAACCAGCGAATTATACACTAAGGATATACAGGTGGTAGAAGTGGAAGGCAACGGACTCGTGGAACTCATCGAAGCGGGAAAAACGAATACTCCCGAGATGATTGGTTTACTGCAACATTTACTCAAACCAATGCTCGATGCCAGAATAGATTACCTGGTGCTTGGCTGCAGTCATTACCCATATCTAATTCCTGTTCTTCAAGAGATATTGCCAGATACTGTAAAGATCATTGATTCTGGGGAAGCAGTGGCAAAACAAACGAAGATCATCCTTGCTGAAAGGAATTTGCTAAATGACAATCCTGATGCCAGTAGCAACTTATTTTTCTCGAATGCAAACCCCAATGTCCTGTCCTCTATTATTTCTTCGGAAGAGCAAAATTACAAGGTTGCAACTTTAGATTTTTAATTGTTGATCGCAGGACAATTACAATCATAACGCTGGCGGCTTTTTCCGAAATTATAGCCTAATGTGATCTGATGGAATCCAGTATTACTTAGCACAAGTGAATTTAGTTGGTAGCTGAAGGTGTAGCCAAAAACGAACTTATTGTAATCTATTCCAACAAAAGGAGTAATGTAGCGCAATTGCTGATTTGCGATCGCTTCACCATCCCCGGTAACCTCAACACTTTCGAAACTATTTCGATAAGAAACTCCGCCCCACAACCTGATATTATCTAGTTGATAATAAGCCTTAACATTGGCATCTATCGCCATTTCTTCGGTAGCTTCTCTGGCCTGGAATAATATGGAGGGCTCGTAACTCCAGTCGCTATTACGGTCAAAGCTAAAAACATAACCTGCAGAGAAAAGATACTTTCTCATATTACTTGGCACAGCATCTGAATAGAACAGATCTCTTTTTACTGATAATACGTTCTTTGCTGCAAGATGAAAATATAGATCATTCACATAATAAGAGGCTCCAATATCTATATTACCAAAAATATCTGATTGATTATTTCCCACCAAAGGATCAAACCTTGTGAAACCGCTTGTATCAAGTCTATGCTGAATTAATCCAGCGCTAATACCGAATGATAACTGGTTAAGATCGACCGTACTTCGGGAAAACATAAGATGATAAGCAAAAGTAGCGTAAGCACCCAGTTTTGAATAATTGCCGTTTTCATCTCTGAACATGATACCTCCAAGTCCTATTTTATCTGTAGCTCGAATATTTAGAGCTGCGGTCTGTAAGTTA from Christiangramia sp. OXR-203 harbors:
- the murI gene encoding glutamate racemase; the protein is MNKSQPIGIFDSGVGGTSIWKEIHELLPNEHTIYLSDSKNAPYGLKTQEEIIALSIKNTEKLLELNCKLIVIACNTATTNAIKVLRSSYRVPFIGIEPAIKPAALKSTNKAIGILATRGTLSSELFAQTSELYTKDIQVVEVEGNGLVELIEAGKTNTPEMIGLLQHLLKPMLDARIDYLVLGCSHYPYLIPVLQEILPDTVKIIDSGEAVAKQTKIILAERNLLNDNPDASSNLFFSNANPNVLSSIISSEEQNYKVATLDF
- a CDS encoding type IX secretion system membrane protein PorP/SprF encodes the protein MAKILKKNYVIHIFTAFMVNWGYLRRGLSRLSYQLILCTFASFALWNSPALNAQEVIPTYSDYLTDNLYLIHPSMAGASNYDQLRITGRTQWFDVQDAPNLQTAALNIRATDKIGLGGIMFRDENGNYSKLGAYATFAYHLMFSRSTVDLNQLSFGISAGLIQHRLDTSGFTRFDPLVGNNQSDIFGNIDIGASYYVNDLYFHLAAKNVLSVKRDLFYSDAVPSNMRKYLFSAGYVFSFDRNSDWSYEPSILFQAREATEEMAIDANVKAYYQLDNIRLWGGVSYRNSFESVEVTGDGEAIANQQLRYITPFVGIDYNKFVFGYTFSYQLNSLVLSNTGFHQITLGYNFGKSRQRYDCNCPAINN